The genomic stretch CACACAATACTCTTTTCTGGACCTGAGAACCAGTATGCTGCATGCTCCTTTCCAGCAGATCATGGGTAGCTGGAACTCCTCCTATCACCTGATTTATAGCATGGATAACTCTTCTGCTATAAGAACAGTCAAAAAACAAATGCTCCTGAGTTTCGATACCTTGCCCACACAGCATACAATCAGCATCATCTGTAACACCATACTGCAGAAGCCTGCTTTTTGTTTTCGAGCATCATGAACCCATATCCACCCCTGTGAAGCTATGCTTAGGCGTGTTCGGGATTCCAAATCACGAGAATGCCAACCAACCTTAGGTGAACCCTCTTAACCATCTCTGAATAAACTAGCGGGGAGAGTAACCATCAGGTTGGTCATGCCATTTGCCATTCAAGTAACCAACTGCTAGTTTAGTTTTGACCCTGCATACACGCCTCCACACCCAACTAGTATTAGTGCTAGGCTCATATTCAGACCAAGACCTTCCTCGAAGATGATTACATTCCACCCACTTGACCCAGACAGAGTCCCTTCCTTCATAAATCCAGTCCACTAGTCTCCCAACTAGAGCTTTATTCCACATCTCCATATCCTGTAATCCCAGGCCCCCTTCCTCTTTGGTTCTGCACACCTTATCCCAAGCCACCAAAGTAGCTCTCACATACTCAGGACCCCCATCCCACAAGAAGTTCCTGCAGGTAGCTTCAACTCTTTGTATTATCCCTTTGGGAAGCACAAACAAAGAGGCCCAGTAGGAGCATAGGCTCTTTAGTACAGCTTGCACCAATGTCAGTCTCCCTGCATAGGAGAATTTCCTAGCCCCATAGCCATggattttggagaaaattttaTCCACAAGGCATTCACAATCTTTCTTCTGCAGTCTGGTAGTTTGAATAGGCAGTCCTAAGTATCTGAAAGGCAGCTCCCCCTCTTTGAAGCCAGACACACTGAGAATCTCTTGCTTTAGTTGATCAGAAACTCCACAGAAATAAGCATTTGATTTGGCAGCACTGATTTTAAGGCCTGTAGCTTTGGAAAACGTAGAGAAGGATCTCATAAGCAACATCATTGACTTAGCATCCCCCTTACTAAACATCAagacatcatcagcaaacatcaaatTTGTAAGACCCATTTCCTTGCACATAGGGTGATAAGCAAAGTCATATCTAGCAGCTGCATATTTAAGTGTCCTAGTCAGGTACTCCATACAAAGGGTGAAGATAAGAGGAGAAAGGGGGTCTCCCTGTCTCAGACCTCTCTTCCCTGGAAAGAACCCAAATATTTCACCATTCAAAGAGACTGAGAAGGAAGCAGTAGTGATACATTGCATTACCAGGACTCTACATTTCAGAGGGAACTTTAGCATTATCAACAGCTTATCCACAAACTCCCATTCAACAGTGTCATAGGCTTTTTGCAGATCAATTTTAAACATACACCTAGGAGAGGAGGAAGGCCTTTCTTACAGTCTAATCAAGTCTTGACATATCAAGATATTCTCTTGAATGCTCCTGTGTTGTATAAAAGCTCCTTGGTTCTTGTCTACAATGCA from Silene latifolia isolate original U9 population chromosome 2, ASM4854445v1, whole genome shotgun sequence encodes the following:
- the LOC141640295 gene encoding uncharacterized protein LOC141640295 — encoded protein: MVKRVHLRLLQYGVTDDADCMLCGQGIETQEHLFFDCSYSRRVIHAINQVIGGVPATHDLLERSMQHTGSQVQKRVLCALLVCLVYQIWQQRNKCRVDMQVLRPEKLSSLIMQEIRARIRSRDLTMVKQDDVDWLHSLNLL